The window ACGGCTTCTTTGCCTCCACGGCTTGCTTCGGAGCCGCCTCCTTCTTCGTCACCACCGTCGGCTTCTTCGATACCGACCTCGCCTTCGGCTTTGCCTTCCCCTTCGCCCGCGTCAAGTAGCTCTTGAGCGTCGTGCTGCCGATATCCAGGCCTTCACCGCGCAGAACCTCGGCAATGTGCTCCAGCGTATATCCGCGCTGCCGCAGCGCCTCGATCTCCTTGCGCAGCGAGGTTACCACCTCCTGCTTATTCAGCTTGCGTGGCGGCGGCTGCACCGCAGGCAGCGCCTCCAGCTTCTTCGCGATCTCCGCGACCTTCTCTTCCGTGAATTCCATTGCCTTCTCCCGAATCGCCATCCGTGTTCAAGCTGCCTCGTCCGGCATTATAGTCCAGCTTCGTTGTGCTGCCAAACGTAGCGTGTTAAATTGGTAGCAGGATGGTCCTTGTCATACACATGCAGTGCATGTGGTGCCAAGGCACGCCGGGGCGTTCGGCGCTTGCGCTTCTCACACCACGGCTCAACCTGCCAGGGGCGAGCCCCTGGACCCCCACCCGCTCGGCGCTTCGCTTTTCGCAGGCGTCCGGGCACAACCCGGAGGCTTCGCGTGCCCTTCGAACCTATCGGCCCGGTCAAGCTCGATGCCATCGTCAACGTGAGGCTCACGCCGGACGAGAAGGCGGACCTCGTGCGCCAAGCGGGTGACGCCGGCCTGTCCGTGTCCGAGCTGGTTCGCCGCCGCGCGCTCGGCCGTCGCGTCGACACCGCGCTTGACCGCGCCACGCTCAACGAGCTGAGACGCCTGGGCGGGCTGTTCAAACAGGCCTTCGCCACCGGAGCCGACAAAGCGCAAACCGGAGCTGCCTTGCAGGCCGTGCGCGAGGCCATCGAAAGGCTGTCCCGATGATCGTGAAGCGCTCCGCCGACCGAGGCGGCAAGAGCCGCGCCGCATCCGCCAAAGCCATCGTCGAGTACATCACACGCGCCGAGAAGGGGGAGCGCCCCCTCCACATCGGCAGCGAGGGTTTCTTCGCGGAATCATTGCAAGCCCAAACCGCCGAGATGGCCGCGCTGGCACAATGCGCGATCCGATCGAGGAACCCGGTTTCGCACTTCATCCTGTCCTGGCCGGAGCACGAGAAGCCGACGCCGGAGCAGGCCGACGAGGCCGCCCGGATCTTCATGCGCGAACTCGGACTTGAGGGCCATCAAGCGATCTGGGCCTTGCACGACGACACCAGGGTCCGGCACCTGCACATCGCCCTGAACCGGACCCATCCCGAGACAGAACGAGCCGTGAAGATCAACAAGGGCTTCGACATCAACGCGGCCCATCGGGCCGTCGCGATCATCGAGAAGGAACAGGGTTGGGAGCCCGAGGCCCGGGCCCTCTTCCAGATCGACGACCAGGGCCAAGCGGTCGCCGCAGAACGCGACACGAACCGCCATCCGACCAGCAAAGCCCGCGACTTCGAACACCGGACAGGCGAGCGATCCGCGCAACGGGTCGCCATCGAGGATCTCGCTCCCCTCATCCGGGAAGCGGCCTCCTGGAAGCAGCTCCACGCCGCCCTCGCGGACCGCGGCGCATCCTACATCAAGAAGGGATCAGGCGGTCTAATCCTCGTCGGCGAAACGCCCATCAAAGCCAGCCGGGCCGACCGTTCAGCCTCACTAACAGCTCTCACGAAACGCCTCGGCCCCTACGAGCCAGCACAGACACAGGTCCAGGAAAAGACCCTCTCGGCCACACCAGAGCAGGCCATGCCGGCCCCGTCACTCAGCGCCGCGCGGTTCCTGGAATACTGGCAGCAGCGGGCCGCCTGGCTGCGCGAAAAGAAGGCCGCCACTGAGAAGCTGAAGGCCCGGCAGGAGATCGAGCGCGAGGCGCTGAAGCGGAAGCACGCCCAGCAGCGGACAGAGGCCCTGCGCGGGGTCTGGCGCAACCGGGGCGAGGCCCTGAACGCGATGAGGGCGGCCGTCGCGGCCGCCCAAAAGGCCGACCGAGCCGAGCAACGCAAACTGCACCAGGCCGAACGGGAGCACCTGCGGGAGCGGCACCCGCCCCTGCCATCCTACGAGGCCTGGCTGCGCCTCGGCGGCCACGCCAAAGAAGCCGACGCCTGGCGCGAGCGCCTGCGGTCAACCGCGATCATGGGCGTCTCATGGGTGGAGCCAAAGCCCTCGAACCGTGCCGATGTAAGGGCCTTCGAGGCGGTTCCGGTCGGGCGCGAGGTGCACTACCGCCGCGAAGGCCGGACCGATCTGGTCGACCGGGGCCGTTCCATCGGCCTCGCCAAAACCGACGACACCGCCATCCTCGCTGCCCTGCAGATCGGGCACGAGAAATGGGGCGGCGTGGCACTCCGGGGCAGCCTGGAGTTCCGCCAGCGGGCGGCCACACTCGCCATCGCACACCGCATCCAGGTCCGCGACCCTGGCGAAGGCGTCGATCTCAAGGCAATCCAGAAAGCTCACGAGCTGAAGCAGGAGCAGACCATCACGCAATCACAAACGCAGAAGGTTCACCGGAGCCGCGAGCGGGGAGGATACAGCCGATAGCTGCCAGCGGATCATCGTTCCAACAAGACCACAATCACCGCGCCGAGGCTGAAGAATTCCTCCGCGTCCTGCGGGAGCTACGCGAGCAACTCCATGTCCATCGCCGCCTGATCCTCGAACGGATCGAGGCGCTGCGCGCCAACAATCCCTGATTGGGGTGTCACTGCCCGGTCCCGGCATCAAGCCGCTGCGCGGCTCCTCCACTGCGTTCCGGCCCTGACGGGTGACGCCGCGCCCAGCCAGCGACTTGGCTTGGCATGGGCAAGGCTCCGCCCTGCCCTTCTCCCCGAGAAGGACCAGATCCCACCGATTCGGAACAGTATTGCGCGCTGGAAGAACCTAAGCGGCCACGGAGGGCGGCGCGCGGGGACCTTCGCGCGTCCGATTTGCAACGGTGGAACGCGGAAAATCCGGACAGTTATCGTGTATGTCTGCCACCTTACTGGACCAACCCGCCTTTCGGCGGTCCGGCATCATGCGCCGCGCGCGCGCGGCGGCGCTGCGGGCGTCGACGCGCAGGGTCTTGAGGTTGACCAGGCACGGCCGGCCGTCGGGCAGGCGCTCGACGCGGCATTCCTTTGTTACAAAGTCACAAAGGAAGCGCCCGCCCAGCTCCTCGTACCAGTCCTCGGGGGCGGCCGGGCCATAAGCCTCAACGAAACGGCCTTGGTCGACCACCGTCACGGCCTTGCGCCAGACCCGCCAGACGGCCCGGCAGCGGACGCGCGCGCCAGTCCTGTCGTACTCGAGGCCGACCCGCTCCACGCGGTCGAAGCCGGCCGGCGGCACGGTCGCGGCCTGGTAGCTCTCCGACCACGGCCCCTTGCGCTCCTCGCCCGCGATGGCGGGCGCGACGGTCACGACGGGATGGCCCCGGACCTCGGGCACCTCGTCCGGGCGCTCGTGCATGGTGGCGATGCGGGCGATGGCCGGGTCGAGGATGGCCGAGCGGGAGGCCTCGGGAACGCGGGCGTTGTAGATCGAGCGGACATAGTCGACGTAGCCGGTGCGGGGGGCGTCCCAGGCCCGCAGGATGTCGTCGCCGGCGAGCTTGCCGGTGTAGTTCGCGACCAGCACCGCAGGGGCCCGGAAGCGGGCTCCGCGCGCCGACGGCGGCACTTCGGCCATGACGGCATCAAAGCGCACCCCTTCCGATTCCGGGCGCGTGACCCTGACCCCAGGCATGACGTAGACCTTGGCCATACCCTCGCCCGCCTGCACGAACTTCAGGTGCTTGGCGGGCTTCTTGACCAGCTCGATGGTCCCGTCAGGCCGCTTCACCTCGATGTCCTCGGGCCGGAACTGCTTCGACCAGTCCAAGAACCCCCCGAGCTTGCGGTGCATCTGGAGCCGGTAGAGCTCCATCGAGAGCACCGCCAGCTCCTCGTCGGTCAGGGGATCGGCGAGCAGGTTCCTGGCATAGCCGTCGGTGCCGTCGTTGGGGTTGTTCTCGTCGTTGTCCTTGGTGTCGTCGAAGCAGTACTTGACGACCTCGTCGGCCAGGTCGCCCTTCACGTACTTGGCATGCACGTTGAGATCGCCGGGCGCAGCGGCATGGATGCGAGCGAGAAAATCGTGCCACTTGCCCTCCTCCATCCATTCGTGGAGGGCCGGCGCATGGGCGTGGATGTGGAAGAGCGGGAGACGGCTGTCGGGGCACCTGCCCTTGTACTTGACCTCGGTCGCGACGAGCGACGGGTCGAAGCGGGTGCCGAACTCGGCCGCGACCCCGCGCATCGTTGGCCAAACCACCCGTGACAGGTTGCGTGACAGACGGCGGCAGCCCCTGCGGACATCGTAGAGCCCCGTGAAGCGGAAGGAGGCGGTGAGGTGCGTCATGCGCAAGCCCTCCTGCCGCTTGAGCGCGGAATAGACCCGGAAGAGGCTCTTCATCTGGGTCTTGTTGCGCCGCCCGATGCCGGGCAGCACATTGAGGTTGCGCATCCTGATGTATTCGTTCTCGGCCGCCTCGCCGGTGGCGATGTTGACCATGGCGGCGCGGCCCGTCGGCGTGTCCCACTCGGCCGCGTCGACGCCGTAGACCGGCTTCGGCTGCGGATCGGGCCGCCAAGCAGTCCAGAGCTCACCCGTCCGTGGATCGACGAGGCCGAGGCTCGCCGCCCCGCGGGTGATCCGCTCGGCCATGGTGACGGTGCGCTCGTAGAGGGCAAGCCTCGCCTGCTCCCCAAGCGCCTGGTCGCCGGCGTCCGTGCCGGTCAGGACGGCGAGCAGCGTCTCGCGATCAATGCTCGCGATCACCCCGGTGGAGCCGGGTTCCAGCTGGACTTGAAACGGCCGCGGAGGCCTCGCCTTGCGCCTAGCCTCGCCCACCGCATGCCGCCTTTCCTGGCGGCAGGAGGGGCCGGCGCGCAGATTCCCGATTCCCTTCCGGAGCGGGACGCGCTATAACCAGCTGTGCGGGTGGTCGATGCTCTTTGAGCAACGATCTACTCCATGTTGTGATGCTCCTCGTCGCGCTATGGCCGCCAAACCTTCACGCGATGCAGTCGCATCGATCACCCCGCACCACCTTCTCGAATCGCGATGCAGGCACAGCCGAACCGCTCGGCTGCACCGTCATGCTTAACAGGAAATAACCTGAGCGTGAAGCGGGGCCGTCACGCCGTCAGGCCAGGGTGGCCTTCAGCCTATCACCCCATAGACGGCGGCCCCGATCACCAGCGCCCCAATGAGCAGCACCGGGGGGAACCAGTCCGGATACGGCTTCTCGTGACCGTTGTAGCTCATGTGACCTCGCTGCGGTTGGTTAAGCCTCGCCCGATGGAGCGGAACCGGGCGGTTTCATAACAGCGGTCATCCTGGCCTTGGAAGCCAGCTCCGCTATAATGGCAGTCGACGCGGCTGTGGTTGTAGCGAGGCGGCCGCATGAGATGTTACTTCCATCTGGTCAGTGCGACCGAGCACCTCCTCGACACCACGGGTGTCGAAGTCGCCAGTGCTCACCAGGCCTATTCTGTCGCCCTGACCGTGCTGCAAGAGCTGCGTGACGAAGGCGACAGCGACAGCTGGAACGGCTGGTTCCTTGATGCAACTGATTCGACCGGTCACGTTATGTTCTCGATCAATCTGACCACCGAAGCCATGGCTTTGCATTAGTGCCGCCCGGCTTCCAGAGGCCGCGCTTGCGCACGCTTCAGCTTGCGGTACAACGGGTGCCGAAGTTTCGCACCCCTACCCCCCCTGCTGCCATGCCCTCGAAGTCTTCCTTGAACGTCTCCCTCACGCCCGAATGGGCGGCCTTCATCGCGGATAAAGTCCAGTCCGGCGAGTACCGCAGCGCCAGCGAGGTGGTGCGGGCCGGCCTGCGGACCCTGACCCAGGAGAGCCGGAAGGATCAGCCGAAGGGCACCGCGCCCGCCCCTTGCGACCTCAGCTTCCTCGACGACGGCAGCGAAATGGGCCGGCTGATGCGGGCCCACGACTGGTCGCGCACCGCGCTTGGCCCGCTCGCCACCTGGCCACAGAGCCTGAAAACCACGGTCGGCATCCTGCTGCGCTCGCCCATCCCCATCGTGCTGCTGTGGGGTCCGGACGGGGTGATGATCTACAACGACGCCTATTCGGTGTTCGCCGGCGGCCGCCATCCGCTCCTGCTCGGCGCGAAGGTGCGCGAGGGCTGGCCCGAGGTCGCCGATTTCAACGACCACGTCATGCAGGTGGTCTTGGGCGGCGGCACGCTGTCCTACCAGGACCAGGAGCTGACGCTGTACCGGAAAGGCCGGGCCGAACAGGTCTGGATGAACCTGGATTACAGCCCGGTGCTCGACGAGAGCGGCCGGCCCGCCGGGGTGCTGGCCATCGTGGTGGAAACCACGGAACGGGTGCTGGCCGAGCAGCGGGTGGCGGCCGAGGGCGAGCGCTTCCGCAGCCTGTTCCAGAAGGCGCCCGGCTTCATGGCAATGCTGCGCGGCCCCGAGCATGTGTTCGAGATCGTCAACGACTCCTACGTCCAGCTGATCGGCCACCGGGATGTGATCGGCAAACCGGTTCGGACGGCGCTGCCGGAGATCCAGGGCCAAGGCTTCCTCGAGCTGCTCGACACCGTGTTCACAAGCGGCGAACCGTTCCGGGGCCATGCACTGCCGGTGAAGCTCCAGCGGCAGCCCCACGGACCCGTCGAGGAGCGCTTCGTCGAATTCGTCTACCAGCCGATCAGCGACAGCACCGGCCGCGTCAC is drawn from Microvirga mediterraneensis and contains these coding sequences:
- a CDS encoding protein mobC yields the protein MEFTEEKVAEIAKKLEALPAVQPPPRKLNKQEVVTSLRKEIEALRQRGYTLEHIAEVLRGEGLDIGSTTLKSYLTRAKGKAKPKARSVSKKPTVVTKKEAAPKQAVEAKKPLGSFKIRPDQEDL
- a CDS encoding plasmid mobilization protein, with translation MPFEPIGPVKLDAIVNVRLTPDEKADLVRQAGDAGLSVSELVRRRALGRRVDTALDRATLNELRRLGGLFKQAFATGADKAQTGAALQAVREAIERLSR
- the traI gene encoding TraI/MobA(P) family conjugative relaxase yields the protein MIVKRSADRGGKSRAASAKAIVEYITRAEKGERPLHIGSEGFFAESLQAQTAEMAALAQCAIRSRNPVSHFILSWPEHEKPTPEQADEAARIFMRELGLEGHQAIWALHDDTRVRHLHIALNRTHPETERAVKINKGFDINAAHRAVAIIEKEQGWEPEARALFQIDDQGQAVAAERDTNRHPTSKARDFEHRTGERSAQRVAIEDLAPLIREAASWKQLHAALADRGASYIKKGSGGLILVGETPIKASRADRSASLTALTKRLGPYEPAQTQVQEKTLSATPEQAMPAPSLSAARFLEYWQQRAAWLREKKAATEKLKARQEIEREALKRKHAQQRTEALRGVWRNRGEALNAMRAAVAAAQKADRAEQRKLHQAEREHLRERHPPLPSYEAWLRLGGHAKEADAWRERLRSTAIMGVSWVEPKPSNRADVRAFEAVPVGREVHYRREGRTDLVDRGRSIGLAKTDDTAILAALQIGHEKWGGVALRGSLEFRQRAATLAIAHRIQVRDPGEGVDLKAIQKAHELKQEQTITQSQTQKVHRSRERGGYSR
- a CDS encoding DUF6894 family protein, coding for MRCYFHLVSATEHLLDTTGVEVASAHQAYSVALTVLQELRDEGDSDSWNGWFLDATDSTGHVMFSINLTTEAMALH
- a CDS encoding type II toxin-antitoxin system ParD family antitoxin — protein: MNVSLTPEWAAFIADKVQSGEYRSASEVVRAGLRTLTQESRKDQPKGTAPAPCDLSFLDDGSEMGRLMRAHDWSRTALGPLATWPQSLKTTVGILLRSPIPIVLLWGPDGVMIYNDAYSVFAGGRHPLLLGAKVREGWPEVADFNDHVMQVVLGGGTLSYQDQELTLYRKGRAEQVWMNLDYSPVLDESGRPAGVLAIVVETTERVLAEQRVAAEGERFRSLFQKAPGFMAMLRGPEHVFEIVNDSYVQLIGHRDVIGKPVRTALPEIQGQGFLELLDTVFTSGEPFRGHALPVKLQRQPHGPVEERFVEFVYQPISDSTGRVTGIFVEGYDVTERVEGEDKQKLLLRELNHRVKNLFAIASGMVTISARSASTPREMAQVLHGRLNALARANELIRPGLIGTEQDQDRTTLDQLVETILLPYVDEARAKDQECIIIDGPAVPVGGNAVTSLALALHETATNAAKYGALAAPKGCIRVDWHVKDTDLHLRWEETDGPALTSPPQIQGFGSSLVQRSIAGQLHGQIKYDWRQDGVTVHVTVPLERLSQ